The nucleotide sequence CTGAAGGCTACACTAAAAACATAACCAGTATGTCCTTTAAGAGTAGTAATCTCTTTTAATTTTGCTACTTCCCATACCTTTACGGTATTATTTTTGCTTGCGCTGGCAAGGTATTTACCATCTTTACTGAAGGCTACACACTCTACTTCACCCATCTCCTCAAGATGTACCCCTTCCAAATCTGCATAGGAAAAATCTGCCTCTTTAAGGATTGTATTGTTTAGGTTTGCATTTTTTAAGACAGCTTCCTTGAAATTTGTGCCCGTTAAGTCAGCAGAGTGAAGATAGGCATTATGTAATATAGTATTAGAGAAATCCTTACCTTTAAGTTCTTCACCAAGCAAATTTAAAAGGGTAATTGCATTACTGCCAAGATATTGGACAGCATCAAAGGATTTATGTTTTATATTTTTTATCCATCTCCATATCCTATACCTAAGAACCTCACTCTCTGCCTCTAATTCTAAGATAAACTCACGAATCTCCTTAGTGAGGGGATTAATTTTAAAGAGATATGGTTTATCTTTCTGAATCTCATCATAGAGTCCTTTAGCGGTCAGATACTCAACAAAGGAACGGTGTGAGAATCTGTAATTATCCCTCTCTCGGATTAAGAAGGAGGAGGTAAGGAAATCACGCAGATGTGCCTCTAACTCCTCAAGTTGTTTAGGAGTAAACTTATCTTTTATTAGTTCCTTGACTTCTGTAACAGGTACTCCAGTAAGATTCTCTTTGTAAAAGTGCATGGCAAGAGTCTGCATTAAGACAAAGCGATGCTCACGATTGATAAGAAGTTTGCGTTTTTTATCTATTGCCTGTCGTTTTATCTCTCCTTTAAGATACATCTGATACAGATTAGCAGAATTGATTGTCTTTTTTTCCTTAATTAACTGAGGAAGGGTTTTTGTAATCATATCCAACATCACAGGTCGCTTAGATAAGTCTGATAGATCGTGAATCTCTCCAATCTTTTCAAGGTAATATATCCAATCTTCTTCTGCCTCTTTGATAAGAGGTATTCGTCTTTTAAGAAAAGACTTAATCTGTGATTCATTTAAGGGGATAAGCTTAAGCCTATCAAATCTTCGTTCTTTGTCCAGTAAGCTGGTCGGTGCAAAGATTTCATCTTCTTCTTTTGCAGAGATAAAATATTCAGGTCGGCTGGTGAGAAGCACTTTACTTTTGGTGGATTCAGTCAGTTTTTGTATCTCCTTGAGATTTCCTGTGATGGTATCAAAGTCTACATGGATAGCCATCTCATCAAATCCATCAAATATCAACAAAAATAGCCCTTCATCATTCATCTTTTTAAAGATATTAAACTTAGGATTAGAGACGCCACAATTTCTATCAAGATAACCTACAATAAGGTCTTCAAAGTCAACATTCTTAGTAAATTTTCCAAGATTGAATAAAATAGGTATCCGTATCTTATCCTTTTTACTCTCTTTGTATCTTTTAGCTAATTTGTATGCATAATGCCGAGAAAAAGAGGTCTTGCCTGAACCATACTCACCTAAGATGGCAATTCGGTTTCCCAAAGTTTCTTTTTTTAGCCAATTGTCGATATACTCATCAACAGGTGAGAGTATCTCTGCTTTTGTCCCTGTTCTTTCCTCTCCTCTCTTTTCAGCATCCAGGTCGATATAATACCTACTCAACTCATCATTTTCAAAATCTTCAATAATCCAATCAATATAATCATCAAAATTTATAAGATTGTTCGCAAACTCATCATAAGTAAATAAGTCAATATCTACTTTATTTTCTGCAAATGATTTGGCATATCTTACAAATCCTTTTGATGAGATAAAAATTCCTCTATTGACATTAGCTACTTTTACAATATTATAGAAATCCTGAACCTTTTTGATGCCTATATTTTTATTCTCATCCTTGCACTCAACAATCATCTTTGTAGTAATTAGACCGTCTGTTTTTTCTGCCAAAATATCAATCTGGCGATTTTCAATAAAGAGATCTCTTTGGACTTTATAGCCCATTAGTCGAAATAACTCTGCAACTTTATTTTCAAACTTTGTTCCTTTAGCTGTAGTTGACATAACAAATTTTCCCACTATTAAAACGATAGGCTTCAATCAAGGCTCATATTCGCTATTGATATTGGTATATCTAACGATTGAGCTAAGCTGCGGCGGGCTTGCCCGCCG is from bacterium and encodes:
- a CDS encoding restriction endonuclease → MSTTAKGTKFENKVAELFRLMGYKVQRDLFIENRQIDILAEKTDGLITTKMIVECKDENKNIGIKKVQDFYNIVKVANVNRGIFISSKGFVRYAKSFAENKVDIDLFTYDEFANNLINFDDYIDWIIEDFENDELSRYYIDLDAEKRGEERTGTKAEILSPVDEYIDNWLKKETLGNRIAILGEYGSGKTSFSRHYAYKLAKRYKESKKDKIRIPILFNLGKFTKNVDFEDLIVGYLDRNCGVSNPKFNIFKKMNDEGLFLLIFDGFDEMAIHVDFDTITGNLKEIQKLTESTKSKVLLTSRPEYFISAKEEDEIFAPTSLLDKERRFDRLKLIPLNESQIKSFLKRRIPLIKEAEEDWIYYLEKIGEIHDLSDLSKRPVMLDMITKTLPQLIKEKKTINSANLYQMYLKGEIKRQAIDKKRKLLINREHRFVLMQTLAMHFYKENLTGVPVTEVKELIKDKFTPKQLEELEAHLRDFLTSSFLIRERDNYRFSHRSFVEYLTAKGLYDEIQKDKPYLFKINPLTKEIREFILELEAESEVLRYRIWRWIKNIKHKSFDAVQYLGSNAITLLNLLGEELKGKDFSNTILHNAYLHSADLTGTNFKEAVLKNANLNNTILKEADFSYADLEGVHLEEMGEVECVAFSKDGKYLASASKNNTVKVWEVAKLKEITTLKGHTGYVFSVAFSPDGRYLASASRDKTIKVWDVAKLKEITILKGHTESVFSITFSPDGRYLASASKDNTVKVWDVAKLKEITTLKGHTNVVINVAFSQDSRYLASASRDKTIKVWDIVKLKEITTLKGHTGSVYSVAFSQDGRYLASGSEDNTVKVWDAAKLKEITTLKGHINLVWSVAFSPNGKYLASASWDNTVKVWDVAKLKEITTLKGHTDSVRGVVFGPYSRYLASASLDKTIYLWAIDPKSKEFAKCLHILKQQINCEGMNIFQARGLSDTQKKFLLERGAIDKMIVPKLRCDTQTLISLLSKTELPWEDLSLLKKDQYEEYYNLLRQFAKTAESEKVRKNAMTVLKRQF